Part of the Falco naumanni isolate bFalNau1 chromosome 3, bFalNau1.pat, whole genome shotgun sequence genome is shown below.
TAAAACAGGGGGTGCGTGCAGGAAATGCTCTGCAGACAGAAGGGGCGGGGAACTAATTTCTAGCTAGGAAATGGTCACAAACAGCTGGTGGAGGTAAGTTCTTCTGCTGACACAGCTGTGTCCAGAAGATAACAACTGTTCACAACCTGGACCATGCTAGGGTAGGACTAGCTTGGGTTTATCTTTCTTCCTGTATAGTCACTAGCAGTCTATATCAGTACCGTTGTCTTCATTAATCAAACTCgtaagcacatttaaaaaaaatggtagtgagaaaaagtttattttccttaaatccAGGTTAAGTGCCTCCAATTATCTTACCtagttttaattctttattaatCCAATGGTGCATCAGTTGCTCCATCCTCTTGCCTGGGAGTGATGTCAGGCTTCTGTCTCTTCCTTAAAGCACCATATGATGTTATTCCAGTTGCATTTGTCTCATTTTGTGAGTGCATGCCTTGAGACTCTGGAATCTGATTTACAAAAGCATTGCATATTCACAGTTGCCAGCcagagctgtgctttgaaaataaagaatgctGTACCATGCTCAAGAATGCTAAACTGCTGGGGGACACAAGTACCCAAAAATTCATGGTTTTCACCTGAACCTCTCTGCCTCTGAGTTTCCCAATATGAAAAGAAGGTAATAAACTGTCCCCTTACAGAGacactgtgaaaataaatgcattaatattTGTGAAACACTTAGGTACTTCATAGGGGAGAATTACAAAAATCCCATGAGGACTTTAATCATTAGTTCTTGAGAGCAAGGTTTGAAGATAGTGCATTAAATAAGTCATGGGGCTCCATACtgaacaaggagaaaagaaaatattgaattGCTCCTCATTAAGACCCAGATTCTCAAAGGCATTTTAAGTGCCTAAATCCTGCTGAGTGTCAGGGTTTCTTAAGTggtcattttttaatatttttttttaactgactaGGACAGGAGCAAGAAAAATTGCACATAATCATGTAATTATACGTTGCACTATACTGCACTGTTAATTAAAGGTTGCATCAGGATGCACGTGCACAAGATTTGGGGCACAAATTAACATAGCCCAAGCAATCTTAGTTACAGCATTTACCAATGTCAGATTGCTTGACTTTGCAACATCTATGATCTTTTCCACTAATTAGTGTAGAAAtcattctttctggttttaggaTAATAAACAAAGCCAGCCACATTCCCCATCATGCTCACATCCCTAGCAGATGGGGGAGGGGtacccttctcctgctgcatcCCTCCCCATGTGGAGTACAGACCTTTGCCAGCAGAGTAAATGACACAAGTAATAGATTGTCATCTTCTGTTTGAGTCAGCATCAGGGAGGGACAGAACATTTTGCCAGTGAGTTTCACTAATGTTTGCTGACATCGGAAGAACGGTGAAAGTCTTCAGGGTCCATCAGGATCGGAGGAGAGCACATGGAAAGAAGTACAGGCTTTTCTATCTGTTCCCCAAGTAGCATAGCCCCTTTTACCATTTTCAGCTCATTCCCGTTTCTTCCTGTTTATCTTGCCTCCCATCCAGCTCTCACAGTACCCATGTGGCCCTCCTGAGCTGCAAAATCCCCCCTAGCATCTGGGTAAAGTTCTGCCCATCCTGATCTGACCCCATAGCTGGTCCTGCTTTGAGAGGAGGCAGGACTAAAGAGCTCCtgatcccttccaacctgaattataATGTGATCCTATGAAGACATTGTGCTTCTCTCCATTATATAAATAGTTTGCATTCCAATAGGTGATTTCATTAATCGATCCTGGTACCAAGTAGCTTTGGTTTATTGCACTGTCACACTTTCACCTCTACGGTACAGGATTCCTTTAGTCAAAAAAGGCAGCCAAGCATACATCccataaaacaataaaatatagCTACCGTGGTTTTTATGTGGAATGAGGTTGTTGCAAATTCCACATAAACCAGGAATTTATGCCAGGAGCTCTTCAAAGTACTGTGACTGGCTTTCCAAGAAAGCTGCTAAGGcagcttgaatttttttttcgTCCTCCTCTCTGCAAACATACTGATATTTCTCTGGGTACTGGCTTCAAATCTTCTGAGCCATGGCAGGGTGCCGACAGACAGGGTGCTCATTCTGCAACGGGAGGCTTGCTCTGCAACAGGGAGAAGTTCATCGGTTTCCAGCGCCGCTGTGTTGTCCCAGCTCTGAGGCCGCTCACTCTGTGGTAGGGCAGGGATCAAACTGCTCCTGTCGGAGAAGACCAAAGCCaccctttctgcttctcctccccaAACTGTTGAGGACCCAGGTTATAATGGTATGCAATTTCCTTAATATAACTCGGTGAatgtgggggggaaaaaagccaaaagacaTTGATTCATTCTCTTCTTGAATGCAACTTGTCTTTTAAATGGTATCTTTTTGTCTTCTAGCGAAGAGGCACCCCAAAGGTCCAATGTCTTCTGTCTGAGGTCAAAGAGGAACTGTTGGAGAGGCTGTGCTTGACCACAAAACGTAGTGTCTTGTGAAGCCTTGCACAGGAGATAGAAGCTTGCATAGGCTCCACCATGCAGCTGGAATATTCCTTTCAAATCCTTTCTCATTTCCTTATTCAAACCAAAACTAATTTTCACAAGAATATGTAAAGCCATTTCTGTTATTTGAAAGATAATTTTCCATGAAGTTTTGCTTCAGTAGTACTTATTTCATCAAAGATTTATTTCTTAACTCCTAGAAAtgtatttccttccctttttttccctcaaccTTCTTGTACTCAGAAACAGTCTCTTGAGGATCACTTTCAAGGGCGGGAGAACTTCTACTAAGTAAAAATAACTCTCAGGAATACGCTATGTTTGAAATTTTTCAGTTCCAAACAAAATCTCAGGATGTAGTAGCATCCTAAAAGAGGCATTTGGGACAAAAATGTTTGATCAGCTTGAGTAAGGGGTTGTCATCTCTTGTTACGGACTTTTCATTGTACTATATGACTCCAACCTGTTCCTACACATCCACTCGTTCACAGTAGACCTACTTCCTTCTCTAAGGgctcttcttttccctcccatCTCTTCCaagttttcagttctttgctttcttcagtcaCATTTCCCTTCCCTCAAAATTTCAACTTGAGCCATCCATTCCCAAAgtcctctccccctctccatTTTTCCCTGCCAACCCCAGGCCATGCTAAGGCCTTTTCTGGGAAAAGGCAATGAGTGGTAGCTAGAAGTTTTAGAAGATCTGTCCCAAATGATCCCATTGCAAAAGAAATCTAGGAAGGGCAGGAAGCAACCAATCAAGCTAAATTATGAGCTCACAAAAAGGAAGGGCAGAGAAAGCAGATCAGGTTTCCACGGGGTAAGAGCAGAAGTACCGCCTAGCCAGAGCAGAAGGggacaaacacaaaaaagccaGTACACCAAATATAACTTCACCAGCACAATCATCGCAAGTAACAGCAAATCATTCAGTTAAGAACATCAGTGGTAACAGCAAGCCAAAAGCAAATGGATTACTCATCAGAGGGAGAAAGCTAttgactttttacaagggcatgcagcgataggacaaggggtaatgactttaaactgaaagagggtagatttaggctagatattaggaagaacaggttgcccagagaagctgcggctgccccatccctggaagtgctcaaggccaggctggatggggctttgggcaacctggtctagtggaagatgtccctgcccatggccggggggttggaactaggtgatctttaagaCCCAAACCATTGTATGTCTACAATGCCAAGGAGGCTCAGAGTGCCTCAGGCCTTTTTTGCACCAGTCTTGGCTAAACGAGGTCACTTGCGATCAGGTGATTGACATAATACATATTAATGACAAGGGAATAAGGTTTCAGCCCAGACTGGGACAGAACCAGTTGCGAGAGTACTTTGATAACTTGGAGCTGTTCAAACCAGCAAACTGGCTGGACTTCACACCAGGGTAGTGAAGGAAGTGGCTCAGACAGCACGGGAAACGAAGTGTCTATCTCTGAGAGCTCAGGGAAGCTAGCCAAGGGGCCTGCtgacagaaaaaggcaaaactggTGCCTATCTTTAAAAAGggcatatataaataaataaataaatagatagaccagccaaacctttttttttttttccctagaaagCACCTAGCACAAATAGGCACATTATTTGTAAAGGGGTAGAAGGAAACTATGAGATAAGCTACTATTAGCCCGGCCTTGTCAACAAGAAATTGGGACAAGCCAGCGAAATTTGGTGATAGAAGAGCAGACCTTGTTATGGAAGAAAGAGCAAGGGCCTCAGTCATCTGGGCCTTGTTAGGCTCTGCACGTTCGTTAATAAATGAGAGAGTTCAGCTTGTGTGAAAAATGTGGGCAGTGGGTACAAAACTGTGGAAAGAGCAGCTGGCAGTGGTTTACTGGCCAATGGGTGGATTATAGGTGCAATTTCAAAGGGATCTGTCCTGGGATGTTTTGTTAGCGGCCTTCAGAGAGGGCATTCATCGGGGAGCAACTGCAACCAAGTACATTGGAGAATAACATAAGAATTGAAAATCCTCTTAAGAAATTGCTTGGAAAGCACAAAACGTAACCGAAAAAACAAGGAACAGGAGTTGGTTTTGCAGGCAGGGTTAACACATTGCACGCACAGAGGCTGGGGCACTGCTCAGAGtgcaccacaggcagcagctgagggggAAACAGAGGACAGCTGGGGGCAATCGCTGACGGCACCGGGAGAGGTGGACAGATCACAGCTGGTTGTCATAAAGAAAGCACGTTGCAGGGACATGGTAACAGCCATCAGCTGCGAAAGGGCACTACAACACAGGAAGAGTAAGAGAAGacttccctgggcagggagcaccAGGTTCTTCTTTCAGCAAGGAATTTTCAGATCAGGGGATGATtgatattcatatatatatatacatacatatttcagCAAGGAATATTCAGATGCTGAGGAGGCTGTAGGGCTGCTTGGGTGCTGCCAATCCCTGAGAGCAGGGCTAAGGGAAGCCCTACAAAAGGGATCCAGAGCCACCAGTACATGGGAAAACTTTTTGGTGTCCTACATAAGAAAAGGAGCTAAAGGGAGAAAGGTCTAAGGAGTTAATGGTGTACAATAACTCGCTGGCAGGGACTGGATCAAGTAAATGAAAATCCACCAACAACTTGCTCTTCCATTTATATTCGGTAATGACGCCAGTCCTCTTCTAATGCACACAAGTGTTTTCTGCTCACTAGCCATGTTCATGTCTACAAGCGCCTATTGATCTGTTgtctctcttccccttcttccaaaggaaaaaataaccgCACGGTTCAGTAATGCATGGGCTGTGCTACACGATGAAAATAATCCGAGGCGCTTACACGCTGAAGTAAATTTAGcttaacataaaaataaccGTCACAAATTTGAAATGTCTGTTTTACAATTAATGTCAGgcataaattttttttcttagtgtgcACCAATTCGGCAGGCCGGCCAAAGCGGTGAAGGCACACCTTCCCGCACCGCTCCGGGTCTCGCAAACGTCCCCTTCGACTTTCACTCCTTCCCTGCGGGCTGCCCCCGCTCCCGCCACCCGGGCGCTCCCGCGGCTCGGCTGCCCGCGGCGCTGCTCCGGCCCGGCTGCAGCCCGGCTGCGTTATTCACGGCGCACCGCGTGAATAATTGATATGGAAATCGCAGCGCGCTGCGGGGGggcgcgccccggccccggccctcGCCCTGCCCTctcccggccccggcccgccggaGCGGtgcgcggccgcggggcggcgcggagcccgcacggggccgccccgcgccctccccgccccgcggcgccgtcccgcccccggcggcggcgggtccCTGCagggggccgggccgggccggcggcgcggcgggagcaGGTGCGGGGCCGCCCGGCACGGCGGGGGCGGagcggggggcggtgggggggccgggccggcagGTGGGGGCTGCCGGGAGCTGGAGggcgcgggccgggcgggctgCCCGCCTCGGAAGGTGCGGCCAGCGGGCTGCGGCGGGAGGCGCACGGCGGCGGCGGTCCCCGCAGCCCGGGCCGCGGAGGGGCCGGCGGGTCCCCgtgctgcagagccagatgTGTGGGACGGGGGGCTGcgaggggccggcgggggggtgctgggggctgccgccgccgctgctgccgcgGCCGGGGGGGGACCCTTAGCTGTGCGGGAAGCGGGGAAGCCGCGTCGGGAGCTGttattttcctctcctccttcctttgccttccctctcctccctccctcctcctcctcctcctcaccaaaACCGGGAGAGGAGGCGTGTTCGTACAGCCTTGCTGCACCggttttgcttggtttgttgTTGCAGGGTTTGGTTCGCAGGGTGTTTTGTGTTcggttggtttggggttttggtttgttttttctttttctttttttctttcctcccttttcttcccccgCTTTGGCCCATTGCATGCTCGGATCCGGCTGGatccttccttttattttcgGCGGTGCCTCTCggaggggggaagggagagcGGGGATGAGTGCAGCTTGACGCACAggcgaggggagggggggcaccGCCGGCAGCTGCAGCGGTTCGTGGCCGCAGGGTGCGGGTGAGAAGGGGAGCGAGCGAGGGGCTcgcccggtgccccccccctttcttcgcccctctccttcctcccctcctttcctccctccctcccccatccGTCTCCTGCCGGCGCCGGCTGGGAGCGTGTGTGCGATAGATTACGTTGCAAGGTGTGTGTGCGCGGAGGAGCGGGAGGGAAGGACTCGCGAAggagccggggctgccccagcccccccctaTGTGAGCCCCCCCGGGCGGCTGGATGGCGATAGACCGGCGCCgcgaggcgggcggcgggggccggccgCTGCCGGAGGAGAACGGCTCGGTGCCGGGGGCCGTGggggggggcgccgccgccgcccccccggggccgccccccgccagcGCCGCCGGGGCCGAGATCCAGGCGGTGCCGGTGCTGCcaccgccgcccgccgccgcctgcaGCCCGCTGCTCCTCGACTACGACGGCTCGGTGCTGCCCTTCCTCGGGGGGCTCGGCGGCGGGTACCAGCGGACCCTGGTGCTGCTCACCTGGGTGCCGGCCCTCTTCATCGGCTTCAGCAAGTTCTCGGACTCCTTCCTCCTGGACCAGCCCGACTTCTGGTGCCGGGAGGCGGACGGGCAGGGCAACTGGAGCGGGTCGCTGGCGCCTGGCCACGCCAACCGCAGCGGCAACGGCAGCATCTTCCCCCCGCCCGGGCTGCCCACCCCCGCGGGGGGCAACGCCAGCGAGTGCGACTGCCACGAGTGGCACTACCGCATCCGAGCCGGCCTCGTCCAAAACGTCGTGAGCAAGGTGAGACAGGCGGCTTCCCTCAGCCCCGCTCCCCATCCAGCCCTCGCGGACCCCCCCGGCCTTCCCCCGGCACCCCTCGGCACCCCCTGCGTAGTGTGTGTCCCCAGGGCGAGGGGCACAGCTGGAGGCGATGCGGATCTGCCCGTCCATCAGGCACCCCGCGGGTCACCCTCCCGCCAGGAGCGAGTCCTGCATCCCCGTAATCCTTTCCCTCCCTGGGCGTCCGGCCGGTGGGTTTGTACCTGGGTGCTGGCTGCGGCACTGAGCTGCAAAGTTAGATCCTGGAATAGAGTTCCCGGTGGCTCTTGGGGATCCCAGCGGTGTCAGCTGGCCTGCCGTCTCGGGACGTGGGCATCTGCGGAAGAGATGCTGTGGGCCAGCATCGCCACTGCGAGGGGAAAGGCTTGTGGAGAAGGCTGTGGTTGTGATATCGCTCGTCTTTGTGCAAGCGTACCAAACCAGCCGCGCAAACCAAAAACCAGGTTGACTTTTGGGGATGCTGATGAGGTGGTCACTGTTGGGAGGAAAATGAGACAAAGTTCTGCCAAATTCTTCTCGTTTTGTACTTACTCCCTTGATAACTGTTTCGGTAGAgcaataaaagaagaaatgtctcACACAAGTTGTTGTCCTCCAGAGGCGGAAAGTGCATACTGCTCTGTTTTGTGTTTCCTAATGTAATGGCTAAGGTGGAAAATTTCTAGTGAGGAGGAATGCGCCGCTTTCTGCTCTTACTTTATATTTGCTGAGTAGTGCATGCAAAAACACGCCTGCCTTTTCACCTGAAAGCTTTTGCGTGTTTATGGTACCAGCCCTGCGAAAGCCCTGCCAGCTGTGGATGGGCCTCGTTGGTATTGACAAGCAACTGGAGGTCTTGGAAATGTAAAATGCAACTGTTATACCAGGAAAGTAGTTCCCTTAATCTCAAGACCCCCTCCCTGAGATCAGCAAAAATTACTTCCTGCCTGAGAGCAGTTTTAGATTAACTGTGTTTATCTAGCTGGGAGAAAGAATTGCAGCAATAATCAGATGACCGGTGTAGTTGTGCTTTGGTCAGCCAGCATGTGTTCATATTTAATCattgaaaaatcatttcagtttctcttgtGTCCCTTGAAAACATgtgcagcagggaaaaagcagGTAGTGCAAATCCCTCAAAACCTTAAACCcagaatgtattaaaaaaaaatccagctacACGCCTTTcatgagaaaaatacaggcaCATGGTGGACTTGAATGGTTGGTGATGTAGCAGTGAATAATGAAATTTGACATTTGAGAggcatattttcttctgtttataaCTAGGACTGAGCTATTAATGTGTTTTAGGGTTTAATGCTGATGCTTAAGCGCAAAAAAGATGatcttgaaatatttctttttagtgacactgtaaaataattttttttaatgtttgaatcTTTTGAAGGTCGTCATCAAGTTGGCCACAAAAGGTCGAGGGAGAGTTAGTTTGCTATCTTGcatgcttctttaaaaacaataaaaaaaagcgTTCTTTGGAAGAACTTGTGGTAAAGGGCAGATCAATTTTAAGGGATAAATAAACATCTGTGGTCCCTGCTGTCTTGTTTtctattagaaagaaaaatagccaTCTTTTGAGACTACGGGTTTTTCCAGTGtagagtttttatttttgttgtatgCTTACTTCAAAAAACTTGGcagcttttttgctttgatttgtaATCCTGCTAAATTATAATTAGGCTGTTTTCTCAGGGTCAGGATTCCTGCTTCGTttgtgctttgggtttgttttgggggttttctggGTGGGTGTGTTGTCTGTTTTTATCCTaatgaagaaagaggaaaacccCAGGCAGAATATCAGTGTAGCTTAATTTGGACTTCCTTTCTTATAAACCCCCAGGAGGTCTGATACTGTGGGAGCAATTCTCGTAACTGCTGACTTCTCTTACATGCATCTTACTGTCCTTTGTGAGAAGGAGCAGCCCTGGATAAATTCAGAAGACTGGATGTTCAGATCTCCCTTAAGTCCCCTCAAAAATACATCTGTTTCTGTAATGTATTATGCAATGTTCTCATCTTTCTAAATAGAGATTTATTAAATCTTAGTCTAATATACGGTCATCTGTGTAGTAGCCAGGGTTATATTGAAATATTGTAAAGAGAGCCAAAagtatattaataaaaaatgcacTTCTGTTTCGCCAGTAAATCCCCTTGTTCTCATCTTCAGCAGTCCAAGCTAATCGCTGCTGGGTGCTCCATTGTTGCATCGTCTTCAGAAACAATGAAACAATTGTGGTTATTTAGCACAAAGCATATTTCCCGTTCTGCATTTTGTTCATATATGTGCGTGTGAGATGTCACTGTCCCCTGTTCCTTGGGAGCAGATAGCTGTCCTTAAACTGTGTGAAGTTTCACTGTCTCCATATCCGCTCTCCTGCTGGTACCCTTCAGCAGGTGGTGCTTCTCTG
Proteins encoded:
- the SLC22A23 gene encoding solute carrier family 22 member 23 isoform X5, whose translation is MAIDRRREAGGGGRPLPEENGSVPGAVGGGAAAAPPGPPPASAAGAEIQAVPVLPPPPAAACSPLLLDYDGSVLPFLGGLGGGYQRTLVLLTWVPALFIGFSKFSDSFLLDQPDFWCREADGQGNWSGSLAPGHANRSGNGSIFPPPGLPTPAGGNASECDCHEWHYRIRAGLVQNVVSKWDLVCDSAWKVHIAKFSLLVGLIFGHLITGCIADWVGRRPVLLFSVIFILIFGLTVALSVNVTMFSTLRFFEGFCLAGIVLSLYALREELCLLLPWLLVINSFLG
- the SLC22A23 gene encoding solute carrier family 22 member 23 isoform X4, encoding MAIDRRREAGGGGRPLPEENGSVPGAVGGGAAAAPPGPPPASAAGAEIQAVPVLPPPPAAACSPLLLDYDGSVLPFLGGLGGGYQRTLVLLTWVPALFIGFSKFSDSFLLDQPDFWCREADGQGNWSGSLAPGHANRSGNGSIFPPPGLPTPAGGNASECDCHEWHYRIRAGLVQNVVSKWDLVCDSAWKVHIAKFSLLVGLIFGHLITGCIADWVGRRPVLLFSVIFILIFGLTVALSVNVTMFSTLRFFEGFCLAGIVLSLYALPGITEGGSPKPLDVKSEPFFGSFWKAYELWSQR